From a region of the Candidatus Zixiibacteriota bacterium genome:
- the lon gene encoding endopeptidase La, with amino-acid sequence MKIRHNSETIHIKEIVPVVSLRDVVVFPHMMYPLLIGREFTMKALQEAMVQDKLLVLVAQRKAEIDDPTFDDLYTVGIVARVLQVMKVPNGTLRVLVEGITRCRIESFIRSGDYFSAQISLPEVQPESNVRELEALSRSVAEKFAEYVRMNRRIPDEVLVTLASIENHEQQADTIAAHILQKIETKQKMLEAFGVRERLELLARLLKEEIEILKIEQKIDGSVRESMSRSQREYYLQQQLKAIKDELGQFDEPGTEVDDLYAKLDANEYPETVRTRAEEEIKKLSKMHPYSAESGVVRSYLDWLLGLPWFERTTDRTDFKEVQSILDGDHFGLDKPKQRILEHLAVIRLAGKVRGPILCLVGPPGVGKTSVGRSIARALGRKFARMSLGGVHDEAEIRGHRRTYIGALPGRIIQAIKKVQTCNPVILLDEIDKVGKDFRGDPSSALLEVLDPEQNNTFTDNYLEVEFDLSDILFITTANSVASIPPALRDRMEIIKLPGYLDFEKAAIARDYLTPKLKKQTGLDKKIILFRDDALYEIIQHYTLESGVRELERQMISILRKIAVTIAQGRRIVRLVVTKSKVNKLLGARKYVETNIKTKPTIGYALGLAWTEMGGDVLPVEVVPMRGKARLTLTGSLGEVMQESATAGLSYVRNHASAFGLPEDFYEKLELHVHIPEGAVPKDGPSAGVTLLTAMVSSLTGIPVKTSIAMTGEITLTGDVLPVGGLNEKLLAAKRLGVNHIIVPARNRKDISELKKELLKGLKLSYVRSVREVLKLAMEESPFKGRERRLALPTTAQPQ; translated from the coding sequence ATGAAAATTAGACACAACTCCGAGACGATCCACATCAAGGAAATCGTACCGGTTGTCTCGTTGCGCGATGTAGTGGTTTTTCCGCACATGATGTACCCGCTTCTGATCGGGCGAGAGTTCACTATGAAAGCCCTGCAGGAAGCGATGGTCCAGGACAAACTGCTGGTTCTGGTGGCCCAGCGCAAGGCTGAGATCGATGATCCCACCTTCGATGACCTCTACACGGTCGGTATCGTAGCCCGCGTGCTGCAGGTTATGAAAGTCCCGAACGGTACTCTGAGGGTGCTGGTCGAGGGAATTACCCGCTGCCGGATAGAGTCGTTCATTCGTTCCGGTGATTATTTCTCGGCCCAGATTTCATTACCCGAGGTCCAGCCGGAGTCGAATGTTCGCGAGCTGGAGGCATTGTCACGCTCGGTTGCGGAAAAATTCGCCGAATACGTCCGCATGAATCGCCGTATTCCTGACGAGGTGCTGGTGACGCTCGCCTCGATCGAAAATCACGAGCAACAGGCGGATACGATCGCCGCCCATATTCTCCAGAAAATTGAAACCAAGCAAAAAATGCTCGAGGCGTTCGGTGTCAGAGAGCGCCTGGAACTGCTGGCGAGATTACTCAAGGAAGAGATCGAGATTCTCAAGATCGAGCAGAAGATCGACGGCTCCGTGCGGGAATCGATGTCCCGCAGTCAGCGCGAGTATTATCTCCAGCAGCAGTTAAAAGCTATCAAGGACGAGTTGGGGCAGTTCGATGAGCCGGGAACCGAGGTCGATGATCTCTATGCCAAACTCGACGCCAACGAATACCCCGAAACGGTACGCACCCGGGCCGAGGAAGAAATAAAAAAGCTGTCCAAGATGCACCCGTATTCAGCCGAATCGGGAGTAGTGCGCTCATATCTCGACTGGTTGCTGGGATTACCCTGGTTCGAAAGAACCACCGATCGGACCGATTTCAAAGAGGTTCAGTCGATCCTTGACGGCGACCATTTCGGCCTTGATAAGCCCAAGCAACGCATCCTGGAACATCTGGCGGTTATTCGTCTGGCGGGCAAGGTGCGCGGTCCGATCCTCTGTCTGGTCGGCCCTCCGGGGGTTGGCAAAACTTCCGTAGGACGTTCAATTGCAAGAGCTTTGGGGCGTAAATTCGCCCGGATGTCGCTTGGCGGAGTCCACGATGAAGCTGAAATCAGGGGGCATCGCCGGACCTATATCGGTGCTCTGCCGGGTCGGATTATCCAGGCGATTAAAAAAGTCCAGACCTGCAATCCGGTGATCCTGTTGGATGAAATTGATAAGGTTGGGAAAGATTTCCGAGGCGATCCGTCGTCGGCGTTGCTCGAAGTCCTCGATCCGGAACAGAATAATACCTTTACCGACAACTATCTTGAGGTCGAGTTCGATCTGTCGGATATCCTGTTCATAACGACAGCCAACAGCGTGGCCTCGATACCGCCGGCTCTGCGCGACCGCATGGAAATTATCAAGTTGCCCGGTTATCTTGACTTTGAGAAAGCGGCTATTGCCCGCGACTACCTGACCCCGAAGCTCAAAAAGCAGACCGGGTTGGACAAGAAAATAATCTTGTTCCGCGATGATGCCCTCTATGAGATTATCCAGCATTACACGCTGGAGTCGGGTGTGCGCGAGTTGGAACGGCAGATGATATCCATCCTCCGCAAGATCGCTGTGACGATTGCTCAGGGAAGACGGATAGTACGGCTTGTCGTGACTAAATCGAAGGTCAACAAGCTGCTCGGAGCACGCAAGTATGTCGAGACGAATATCAAGACCAAACCGACGATCGGTTATGCTCTGGGTTTGGCCTGGACTGAAATGGGCGGTGATGTTCTGCCGGTCGAGGTGGTGCCGATGCGTGGTAAGGCCCGTTTGACGCTGACCGGATCGCTGGGTGAGGTAATGCAGGAGTCGGCCACCGCCGGGCTTTCGTACGTACGTAATCATGCCTCCGCGTTCGGTCTTCCCGAGGATTTCTACGAAAAGCTCGAACTGCATGTACATATCCCCGAAGGAGCCGTTCCGAAAGATGGCCCCTCAGCCGGAGTTACGCTGTTGACGGCCATGGTGTCGAGTTTGACCGGTATTCCGGTCAAGACCTCGATTGCAATGACCGGCGAAATAACCCTCACGGGGGATGTCCTTCCGGTGGGTGGATTGAACGAGAAGCTTCTGGCGGCCAAGCGCCTCGGTGTAAACCATATAATCGTACCGGCTCGTAACCGCAAAGATATAAGTGAATTGAAGAAAGAACTGCTCAAGGGATTGAAACTCTCATACGTGCGTTCGGTCAGAGAGGTTCTGAAGCTGGCGATGGAGGAATCGCCGTTCAAAGGCCGTGAACGACGTCTGGCATTGCCGACGACCGCACAGCCGCAATAG
- the yihA gene encoding ribosome biogenesis GTP-binding protein YihA/YsxC, giving the protein MDCKFVGSFYALNQIPKDRLPQVAFAGRSNVGKSTLLNKLVGQHKMAKVSSTPGKTRALNFFLVNNRFYFVDLPGYGFAKVPDKVRESWGELIEGYLTESPYLKGLVLLLDCRREPAGEDLQLMEWLARRELPTLMVVTKMDKLNRDKSNRIIHQVEKQLGLPAIGFSALSGLGKKELLGAIFDLIQNET; this is encoded by the coding sequence ATAGACTGCAAGTTCGTTGGTTCTTTTTATGCTCTGAACCAGATTCCGAAAGACCGGCTACCTCAGGTGGCGTTTGCCGGTCGTTCCAATGTGGGGAAGTCCACCCTGCTCAATAAGCTGGTGGGGCAACACAAGATGGCCAAGGTCTCCTCGACGCCCGGGAAGACTCGCGCCCTCAATTTCTTCCTTGTCAACAACCGTTTCTATTTCGTTGATTTACCCGGCTATGGTTTTGCCAAAGTGCCGGATAAGGTACGTGAAAGCTGGGGGGAGTTGATTGAAGGCTATCTGACCGAATCTCCTTATCTCAAAGGTCTGGTATTGCTCCTTGATTGTCGCCGGGAACCGGCCGGCGAGGACCTCCAGTTGATGGAATGGCTGGCGCGGCGCGAGTTGCCGACGTTGATGGTGGTTACCAAAATGGACAAGCTGAATCGCGATAAATCCAACCGCATAATTCACCAGGTAGAAAAACAACTGGGACTACCCGCGATCGGCTTCTCGGCGCTCAGCGGACTGGGTAAAAAAGAACTGCTGGGGGCGATATTCGACTTGATACAGAACGAAACTTAA
- a CDS encoding adenylosuccinate synthase, with translation MGKNTIVVGCQWGDEGKGKIVDLLASEADIVARFQGGANAGHTIKVGDEKFVFHLIPSGVLHPGKVCCIGNGVVLDPFGLKEELDVLAAQGIDYNNCLRISPAANLVLPYHKLIDAVQENSRGTSSLGTTKRGIGPAYIDKVARNGIRVVDLFVPDRLRKRLDYQRKIKAEYLEGSEDERADLDRTYNELIELSGLFRPMVIDVSRYLFEAHKAGKAILFEGAQGVMLDVDLGTYPFATSSNTTAGGCLTGLGIGPRMIDEVVGVIKAYTTRVGAGPFPTELIDDCGERLRDKGDEYGATTGRPRRCGWLDLVALRHAVRVNGVDRIAITKLDVLDGLEEVKVCTAYELNGETLSEVPLDLAELSHVKPVYKTLPGWSGKCTAKTRFEDLPDKAQDYLKYIAADLDVGIRVVSTGAKRDETIMM, from the coding sequence ATGGGTAAAAACACGATTGTAGTGGGATGCCAATGGGGCGATGAAGGGAAGGGGAAAATCGTCGACCTGCTGGCTTCCGAGGCGGACATTGTTGCCCGTTTCCAGGGAGGGGCCAACGCCGGACACACGATCAAGGTGGGGGATGAAAAATTCGTTTTCCATCTGATTCCATCAGGCGTTCTTCATCCGGGCAAAGTCTGTTGTATTGGCAACGGTGTCGTGCTGGATCCGTTCGGACTCAAGGAAGAACTGGATGTTCTGGCGGCGCAGGGGATCGATTACAACAATTGTCTGCGTATTTCGCCGGCCGCCAATCTGGTCCTGCCGTATCACAAACTGATCGATGCCGTTCAGGAAAATAGCCGGGGAACCTCGAGTCTCGGCACCACCAAACGAGGTATCGGACCGGCATATATCGACAAAGTCGCTCGCAACGGTATCCGGGTGGTCGACTTGTTCGTCCCGGACCGTCTCCGCAAGCGTCTCGATTATCAGCGTAAGATCAAAGCCGAATACCTCGAAGGTTCCGAAGACGAACGAGCCGATCTGGATCGGACTTATAACGAGCTGATCGAACTGTCCGGATTGTTCCGACCGATGGTGATCGATGTCTCCCGGTACCTGTTCGAAGCTCACAAAGCAGGTAAGGCGATCCTGTTCGAAGGAGCCCAGGGAGTGATGCTCGATGTCGACCTCGGGACTTATCCGTTCGCGACCTCGTCCAACACCACCGCCGGCGGCTGTCTCACCGGACTGGGGATCGGGCCGCGTATGATCGATGAGGTGGTCGGCGTGATTAAAGCCTACACCACCCGCGTCGGCGCCGGACCGTTTCCGACCGAGTTGATCGATGACTGCGGTGAAAGACTGCGCGATAAGGGGGATGAGTACGGCGCCACTACCGGACGGCCTCGCCGCTGCGGCTGGCTCGATCTGGTGGCTCTGAGACATGCCGTACGAGTCAACGGTGTTGACCGAATCGCTATTACCAAACTTGATGTGCTCGACGGCCTCGAAGAAGTCAAAGTCTGCACCGCCTATGAACTGAACGGTGAGACGCTTTCGGAAGTACCTCTGGACCTGGCTGAACTGAGCCATGTCAAGCCGGTTTATAAAACTCTCCCGGGCTGGTCCGGAAAATGTACCGCTAAAACCCGGTTCGAGGATCTTCCGGATAAAGCCCAGGACTATCTGAAGTATATCGCCGCTGATCTCGATGTCGGTATTCGGGTGGTTTCTACGGGTGCCAAACGTGATGAAACGATAATGATGTAA
- a CDS encoding FKBP-type peptidyl-prolyl cis-trans isomerase: MDHEAGFKYRDITIGDGDEAEAGKQVQVHYSGWLWVDGKADKQFDSSIPRNQPLPFRVGGGGMIAGFDLGVRGMKVGGKRQILLPPEMAYGAQGRPPVIPPNSTLMFEMDLVSVK, translated from the coding sequence ATCGACCATGAAGCCGGTTTCAAATACCGTGATATTACTATCGGCGATGGAGATGAAGCCGAGGCCGGGAAACAGGTCCAGGTCCATTACAGCGGCTGGCTCTGGGTCGACGGCAAAGCCGATAAGCAGTTCGACAGCTCAATCCCGCGCAACCAACCGTTGCCGTTCCGCGTTGGCGGCGGTGGTATGATCGCCGGTTTCGATCTTGGGGTTCGCGGCATGAAAGTCGGCGGCAAACGCCAGATTCTTCTCCCACCGGAAATGGCCTATGGCGCCCAGGGTCGCCCGCCGGTTATTCCGCCGAACTCGACCTTGATGTTTGAAATGGATTTGGTCTCAGTTAAATAA
- the asnS gene encoding asparagine--tRNA ligase yields MDYKIRTKIARVLLDEAVPVGAEITVLGMVRTVRQGKDVTFLEVNDGSCMGNLQGVVSNPGDFPDLDKILTGASVRLRGKLIESPAKGQKFELGVSSLNLVGEANVSYPLQKKRHSFEFLREIAHLRMRTNTFGAVNRLRSRVAYAVHQYFQERGFYYIHTPIISASDCEGAGELFHVTTLDLANVPKVDGKVDFDQDFFGSEAYLTVSGQLEAELAAMALGDVYNFGPTFRAENSNTARHASEFWMIEPEMAWAELEDNMDLAEDFLKNLFRFALDKCADDMEFFDKWVARDIPLRETLEGIAGSQFERISYTEAMDLLVKSGHSFEYPVGWGMDMQTEHERFLTEQIFKKPVIVYDYPKDIKAFYMRVNDDDKTVRGMDVLVPRVGEIIGGSQREERYDVLIDRIREMGVGDPKDYDWYLDIRRYGTVPHSGFGLGFDRVIMYITGMANIRDVQPFPRVPRWAKF; encoded by the coding sequence ATGGATTACAAGATTCGCACTAAGATCGCCCGAGTCCTGCTCGATGAGGCTGTCCCGGTTGGCGCCGAAATTACGGTGCTGGGAATGGTCCGGACAGTCCGGCAGGGAAAAGATGTAACTTTTCTGGAGGTGAACGACGGCTCCTGCATGGGAAACCTGCAGGGCGTGGTTTCTAATCCTGGCGATTTCCCCGATCTGGACAAAATCCTCACCGGGGCTTCCGTACGTCTGCGCGGGAAGCTGATCGAATCGCCCGCCAAGGGGCAGAAGTTCGAGCTGGGGGTGAGTTCACTGAATCTGGTCGGAGAAGCCAATGTTTCCTATCCGCTCCAGAAGAAACGGCACAGTTTCGAGTTCTTGCGCGAGATCGCTCATTTGCGCATGCGCACCAACACCTTCGGAGCGGTAAACCGGCTGCGGTCCCGGGTGGCTTATGCCGTTCATCAGTATTTCCAGGAGCGGGGATTCTACTACATCCACACACCGATAATTTCCGCCTCGGACTGTGAAGGCGCCGGTGAGCTGTTTCATGTAACTACGCTGGATCTGGCTAATGTCCCCAAGGTTGACGGAAAGGTTGATTTTGACCAGGATTTCTTCGGTTCCGAGGCCTATCTAACCGTGTCCGGCCAGCTCGAAGCCGAACTGGCGGCGATGGCTCTGGGAGATGTTTACAATTTTGGACCGACTTTCCGAGCCGAAAACTCCAACACTGCCCGCCATGCCTCCGAGTTCTGGATGATCGAGCCGGAGATGGCCTGGGCTGAGTTGGAGGACAACATGGACCTGGCCGAGGATTTTCTTAAAAACCTGTTCCGGTTTGCCCTGGATAAGTGTGCTGACGACATGGAGTTTTTCGATAAGTGGGTGGCCAGGGATATCCCTCTGCGGGAAACGCTGGAGGGGATCGCAGGCTCCCAATTCGAGCGGATCAGCTATACCGAGGCCATGGACCTGCTGGTCAAATCGGGCCACTCGTTCGAATATCCCGTCGGCTGGGGCATGGATATGCAGACCGAACATGAGCGCTTTTTAACCGAGCAGATATTCAAAAAACCGGTGATTGTCTATGACTATCCCAAGGATATCAAGGCTTTCTATATGCGTGTTAACGATGATGATAAAACCGTTCGGGGGATGGACGTATTAGTCCCCCGGGTAGGAGAAATCATCGGCGGTTCTCAACGTGAAGAGAGATATGATGTCCTGATTGATCGAATCAGGGAGATGGGCGTCGGTGATCCGAAAGACTACGACTGGTATCTGGATATTCGTCGGTATGGAACCGTTCCCCACTCCGGGTTCGGACTGGGTTTTGATCGGGTTATTATGTACATAACCGGAATGGCCAACATCCGCGATGTACAACCTTTCCCACGTGTCCCTCGATGGGCTAAGTTCTGA